The genomic window CTAACACTATCCGAGTGCTAATGTTTAAATTCTTCACAGCGAACCTCCCAGTATCCGTATGTCTGCCTGATTATCTTTTTAAATAGTATAGATATACCAGTTTTTATATTTGCGAGCGCGTGAACCTTTTTTAGTTGTTTTTCAGTTTTTTGCGGATTTCGTGGCAGTGTGCACAGATCTTTTTGGATCAGAAAATATTTACTTAGCCTGCTAACTAAGTATAATGCTTAGCAGGCTAAGTAAACTGGTGAGCGTGATGCAAACAGAATTAGAGCGTTTAAAGGAGTTATCCCTCGCGGAACATTTAGGGCGTCTCCATCGACTGTGGCGTACGGTCGCAGATACTGAACTTGCGCCTCTGGGATTGACCCACCCTAGGTGGACGGCACTGTGGAAGCTGCTGCGCCTTGGCGACAATATCAGCCAAAAAGTGTTGGCCGATGCGCTGGAGATTGAACTGGCTTCTTTAATGCGGACTTTAGGTCAAATGGAGGAGCAAGGTTTGGTTGAGCGCCATTGCTGCGCCAAGGACAAGCGGGCCAGAATTGTGAGCCTGACGCCCGCGGGTTTGGCTGTGTTAAAGCAAATGGAAGCGCGAATTATTCAAGTGCGGCGCGAGTTGCTCTCAGGGATCAGTGCCAGCGAACTCAGCGAATTTGAGCGCATT from Shewanella putrefaciens includes these protein-coding regions:
- the slyA gene encoding transcriptional regulator SlyA; translated protein: MQTELERLKELSLAEHLGRLHRLWRTVADTELAPLGLTHPRWTALWKLLRLGDNISQKVLADALEIELASLMRTLGQMEEQGLVERHCCAKDKRARIVSLTPAGLAVLKQMEARIIQVRRELLSGISASELSEFERIISLISDNALAKLTKTTETFSEK